In the Diorhabda carinulata isolate Delta chromosome 9, icDioCari1.1, whole genome shotgun sequence genome, one interval contains:
- the LOC130897885 gene encoding uncharacterized protein LOC130897885 codes for MQSLKWLDPLLSFINKKHKISFNTQSNNLHEALGPISWLEGTWRSVKGVMDHPKIKVPFLFDEIVSFTSMGHQPLYYYTSVATNPQDKNALLHLEVGHLIINECKAVGLLAVHRFGCTTIEQGLLKNDTVLEMSSCEIGSSKFIKKPLYGTYRIYSLNRHGQLTYKLALASYPGKLVDHIWCTYEKQDNCT; via the coding sequence ATGCAATCTCTAAAATGGTTAGATCCTTTGTTATCATTCATAAATAAGAAGCACAAAATCAGTTTTAATACTCAATCGAATAATCTACATGAAGCTCTTGGTCCAATTTCTTGGCTAGAGGGTACTTGGAGATCAGTGAAAGGTGTAATGGATCATCCTAAAATAAAAGTaccttttttatttgatgaaatcGTATCCTTCACATCTATGGGACATCAACCGCTTTATTATTATACGTCAGTAGCTACAAATCCACAAGATAAAAATGCCCTGTTACATCTCGAAGTAGGACATCTAATAATTAATGAATGTAAAGCTGTAGGATTATTGGCTGTTCATAGATTCGGATGTACTACAATTGAGCAAGGATTGTTGAAAAATGATACTGTTTTAGAAATGTCTTCTTGTGAAATTGGTTCTtctaaattcattaaaaaaccACTTTACGGAACATACAGgatatattcattaaatagaCATGGACAGTTAACTTATAAATTGGCGTTAGCAAGTTATCCAGGAAAACTCGTCGATCATATTTGGTGCACATATGAAAAACAGGATAATTGTACTTGA